A genomic region of Saimiri boliviensis isolate mSaiBol1 chromosome 20, mSaiBol1.pri, whole genome shotgun sequence contains the following coding sequences:
- the ABHD11 gene encoding sn-1-specific diacylglycerol lipase ABHD11 isoform X1 yields MLRWTRAWRLPHAGLGFSSPSFTRVPVTPSSSRGRGGAEPRPLPLSYRLLDGDAALPAVVFLHGLFGSKTNFNSIAKALAQQTGRRVSVGASQCLGACTLPMKGPAPACSPGMTENSPPLMAAHSSELRLLEISWSLLPSILQNGHSASPALQEMWSQPWGLLFFGRVLTVDARNHGDSPHSLDMSYEIMSQDLQDLLPQLGLVPCVIVGHSMGGKTAMLLALQRPELVERLIAVDISPVETTGVSNFATYVTAMRTINIPDELPRSRARKLADEQLSSVVQDMAVRQFLLTNLVEVDGRFVWRVNLDALTQHLDKILAFPQRQESYLGPTLFLCGGNSQFVQTSSSWASTACSRALHVCSSASTARFLSRAHSAPFPPSP; encoded by the exons ATGCTCCGCTGGACCCGAGCCTGGAGGCTCCCCCATGCGGGGCTCGGCTTCTCCAGTCCTAGCTTCACGAGGGTGCCCGTCACacccagcagcagcagaggcCGAGGGGGCGCCGAGCCGAG GCCGCTGCCGCTGTCCTACAGGCTTCTGGACGGGGATGCAGCCCTCCCAGCCGTCGTCTTTCTGCACGGGCTCTTCGGCAGCAAAACTAACTTCAACTCCATCGCTAAGGCCTTGGCCCAGCAGACAGGCCGGAGG GTCTCCGTCGGCGCTAGCCAATGCCTAGGCGCCTGCACCCTTCCCATGAAGGGGCCAGCCCCTGCTTGTTCACCAGGGATGACAGAGAACTCACCACCTCTTATGGCAGCCCATTCTTCTGAGCTCCGACTGTTGGAAATTTCTTGGAGTCTCCTACCTAGCATTCTCCAGAATGGCCACTCAGCCAGCCCAGCCCTTCAAGAGATGTGGTCACAACCCTGGGGCCTGCTCTTCTTTGGCAGA GTGCTGACAGTGGATGCTCGTAACCATGGTGACAGCCCCCACAGCCTGGACATGAGCTATGAGATCATGAGCCAGGACCTGCAGGACCTCCTGCCCCAGCTGGGCCTGGTACCCTGTGTCATCGTTGGCCACAGCATGGGAGGGAAGACAGCCATGCTGCTGGCACTACAGAGG CCAGAGCTGGTGGAACGCCTGATTGCTGTAGATATCAGCCCAGTGGAAACCACAGGCGTCTCCAACTTTGCAACCTATGTGACAGCCATGAGGACCATCAACATCCCAGATGAGCTGCCCCGCTCCCGTGCCCGAAAACTGGCTGACGAACAGCTCAGTTCTGTCGTCCAG GACATGGCTGTGCGGCAGTTCCTGCTCACTAACCTGGTGGAGGTAGATGGGCGCTTCGTGTGGAGGGTGAACTTGGATGCCCTGACCCAGCACCTAGACAAGATATTGGCCTTCCCACAGAGGCAGGAGTCCTACCTCGGGCCAACGCTCTTTCTCTGTGGTGGAAACTCCCAATTCGTGCA GACCTCCAGCAGCTGGGCCTCCACAGCATGCAGCCGGGCTTTGCACGTGTGCAGCTCCGCCTCCACTGCCCGCTTCCT gtCCAGAGCACACTCCGCTCCCTTCCCCCCTTCACCGTAA
- the ABHD11 gene encoding sn-1-specific diacylglycerol lipase ABHD11 isoform X2 gives MLRWTRAWRLPHAGLGFSSPSFTRVPVTPSSSRGRGGAEPRPLPLSYRLLDGDAALPAVVFLHGLFGSKTNFNSIAKALAQQTGRRVSVGASQCLGACTLPMKGPAPACSPGMTENSPPLMAAHSSELRLLEISWSLLPSILQNGHSASPALQEMWSQPWGLLFFGRVLTVDARNHGDSPHSLDMSYEIMSQDLQDLLPQLGLVPCVIVGHSMGGKTAMLLALQRPELVERLIAVDISPVETTGVSNFATYVTAMRTINIPDELPRSRARKLADEQLSSVVQDMAVRQFLLTNLVEVDGRFVWRVNLDALTQHLDKILAFPQRQESYLGPTLFLCGGNSQFVHPSHHPEIMRLFPRAQMQTVPNAGHWIHADRPQDFIAAIRGFLV, from the exons ATGCTCCGCTGGACCCGAGCCTGGAGGCTCCCCCATGCGGGGCTCGGCTTCTCCAGTCCTAGCTTCACGAGGGTGCCCGTCACacccagcagcagcagaggcCGAGGGGGCGCCGAGCCGAG GCCGCTGCCGCTGTCCTACAGGCTTCTGGACGGGGATGCAGCCCTCCCAGCCGTCGTCTTTCTGCACGGGCTCTTCGGCAGCAAAACTAACTTCAACTCCATCGCTAAGGCCTTGGCCCAGCAGACAGGCCGGAGG GTCTCCGTCGGCGCTAGCCAATGCCTAGGCGCCTGCACCCTTCCCATGAAGGGGCCAGCCCCTGCTTGTTCACCAGGGATGACAGAGAACTCACCACCTCTTATGGCAGCCCATTCTTCTGAGCTCCGACTGTTGGAAATTTCTTGGAGTCTCCTACCTAGCATTCTCCAGAATGGCCACTCAGCCAGCCCAGCCCTTCAAGAGATGTGGTCACAACCCTGGGGCCTGCTCTTCTTTGGCAGA GTGCTGACAGTGGATGCTCGTAACCATGGTGACAGCCCCCACAGCCTGGACATGAGCTATGAGATCATGAGCCAGGACCTGCAGGACCTCCTGCCCCAGCTGGGCCTGGTACCCTGTGTCATCGTTGGCCACAGCATGGGAGGGAAGACAGCCATGCTGCTGGCACTACAGAGG CCAGAGCTGGTGGAACGCCTGATTGCTGTAGATATCAGCCCAGTGGAAACCACAGGCGTCTCCAACTTTGCAACCTATGTGACAGCCATGAGGACCATCAACATCCCAGATGAGCTGCCCCGCTCCCGTGCCCGAAAACTGGCTGACGAACAGCTCAGTTCTGTCGTCCAG GACATGGCTGTGCGGCAGTTCCTGCTCACTAACCTGGTGGAGGTAGATGGGCGCTTCGTGTGGAGGGTGAACTTGGATGCCCTGACCCAGCACCTAGACAAGATATTGGCCTTCCCACAGAGGCAGGAGTCCTACCTCGGGCCAACGCTCTTTCTCTGTGGTGGAAACTCCCAATTCGTGCA TCCCAGCCACCACCCTGAGATTATGCGGCTCTTCCCTCGGGCCCAGATGCAGACGGTGCCTAACGCTGGCCACTGGATCCACGCTGACCGCCCACAGGACTTCATAGCTGCCATCCGAGGCTTCCTGGTCTAA
- the ABHD11 gene encoding sn-1-specific diacylglycerol lipase ABHD11 isoform X3, with protein MLRWTRAWRLPHAGLGFSSPSFTRVPVTPSSSRGRGGAEPRPLPLSYRLLDGDAALPAVVFLHGLFGSKTNFNSIAKALAQQTGRRVLTVDARNHGDSPHSLDMSYEIMSQDLQDLLPQLGLVPCVIVGHSMGGKTAMLLALQRPELVERLIAVDISPVETTGVSNFATYVTAMRTINIPDELPRSRARKLADEQLSSVVQDMAVRQFLLTNLVEVDGRFVWRVNLDALTQHLDKILAFPQRQESYLGPTLFLCGGNSQFVHPSHHPEIMRLFPRAQMQTVPNAGHWIHADRPQDFIAAIRGFLV; from the exons ATGCTCCGCTGGACCCGAGCCTGGAGGCTCCCCCATGCGGGGCTCGGCTTCTCCAGTCCTAGCTTCACGAGGGTGCCCGTCACacccagcagcagcagaggcCGAGGGGGCGCCGAGCCGAG GCCGCTGCCGCTGTCCTACAGGCTTCTGGACGGGGATGCAGCCCTCCCAGCCGTCGTCTTTCTGCACGGGCTCTTCGGCAGCAAAACTAACTTCAACTCCATCGCTAAGGCCTTGGCCCAGCAGACAGGCCGGAGG GTGCTGACAGTGGATGCTCGTAACCATGGTGACAGCCCCCACAGCCTGGACATGAGCTATGAGATCATGAGCCAGGACCTGCAGGACCTCCTGCCCCAGCTGGGCCTGGTACCCTGTGTCATCGTTGGCCACAGCATGGGAGGGAAGACAGCCATGCTGCTGGCACTACAGAGG CCAGAGCTGGTGGAACGCCTGATTGCTGTAGATATCAGCCCAGTGGAAACCACAGGCGTCTCCAACTTTGCAACCTATGTGACAGCCATGAGGACCATCAACATCCCAGATGAGCTGCCCCGCTCCCGTGCCCGAAAACTGGCTGACGAACAGCTCAGTTCTGTCGTCCAG GACATGGCTGTGCGGCAGTTCCTGCTCACTAACCTGGTGGAGGTAGATGGGCGCTTCGTGTGGAGGGTGAACTTGGATGCCCTGACCCAGCACCTAGACAAGATATTGGCCTTCCCACAGAGGCAGGAGTCCTACCTCGGGCCAACGCTCTTTCTCTGTGGTGGAAACTCCCAATTCGTGCA TCCCAGCCACCACCCTGAGATTATGCGGCTCTTCCCTCGGGCCCAGATGCAGACGGTGCCTAACGCTGGCCACTGGATCCACGCTGACCGCCCACAGGACTTCATAGCTGCCATCCGAGGCTTCCTGGTCTAA